A region of Jonquetella anthropi DSM 22815 DNA encodes the following proteins:
- a CDS encoding asparaginase has translation MKLVAFATGGTIASTRGDHGLAAALPGSGLTAGCGFDEVREAFCLPSPELSPADWLSLAREMEGCPDADGFVVTHGTDTMTSAAATLAFLGAGGARPVVLTGAMKAPSEPGADGPTNLKDAELFARELARRKIRGVFLAFGGSLLWGAGLVKRHWTRPDGFLTPACPALGRIEGGSARLNTEELASHSPRLDVPLPHALPSVFGIKIHPGLTSEALLAWLPLASGFVIESYGCGSGPIDGPCSIMPFLLQAARAGKPVVNVTDAEDGVDLTRYRNGQIAAEAGMLSGRRMTFQAACARLSCLLARQADGPFASLWEESICGE, from the coding sequence ATGAAACTCGTGGCGTTTGCCACCGGCGGGACGATCGCCTCAACGCGGGGAGATCACGGGCTGGCCGCCGCGCTACCGGGAAGCGGACTGACCGCCGGCTGCGGTTTCGACGAGGTGCGCGAGGCGTTTTGCCTTCCAAGCCCGGAACTCTCGCCCGCCGACTGGCTCAGCTTGGCTCGGGAAATGGAAGGCTGTCCGGACGCCGACGGTTTCGTGGTCACCCACGGAACCGACACCATGACGTCGGCCGCAGCGACGCTCGCCTTTCTCGGCGCGGGAGGTGCCCGTCCGGTCGTGCTCACCGGCGCCATGAAAGCGCCTAGCGAACCGGGAGCCGACGGCCCAACGAACCTAAAAGACGCGGAACTGTTCGCGAGAGAGTTGGCCCGGCGAAAAATACGCGGCGTCTTTCTGGCGTTCGGCGGCTCGCTCCTCTGGGGCGCCGGACTGGTCAAGCGCCACTGGACGCGGCCCGACGGTTTTCTCACGCCCGCCTGCCCAGCGCTCGGCCGAATTGAAGGCGGCTCTGCCCGGCTCAACACGGAAGAACTCGCGTCCCACTCGCCTCGGCTCGACGTTCCACTGCCCCACGCCCTGCCGTCTGTCTTTGGGATAAAAATACACCCCGGCCTGACCTCTGAAGCGCTGCTCGCTTGGCTGCCGCTGGCCAGCGGGTTTGTCATCGAAAGCTACGGCTGCGGCTCCGGGCCGATCGACGGGCCCTGCTCGATCATGCCGTTTCTGCTTCAAGCGGCCCGCGCCGGCAAGCCGGTCGTCAACGTGACCGACGCGGAGGACGGCGTCGACCTGACGCGATACCGAAACGGCCAGATAGCCGCCGAGGCTGGCATGCTGTCGGGGCGTCGGATGACCTTTCAGGCCGCCTGCGCCCGACTGTCGTGCCTGTTGGCCCGCCAAGCTGACGGGCCGTTTGCCTCCCTCTGGGAAGAAAGCATCTGCGGGGAGTAA
- a CDS encoding ABC transporter ATP-binding protein, translated as MPLLEVKDLKTYFDTDAGLMKAVDGVSFTAQRGQTVGLVGESGCGKSITSLSIMRLLPRPAGRIAGGSVTFDGQDLLKLSEKEMQSIRGNRISMIFQEPMTSLNPVLTIGDQISEPLRLHQKMSRTDARNRAAELLEMVSIPMPLQRLKEYPHQLSGGMRQRAMIAMALACSPSLLIADEPTTALDVTVQAQILDLMTKLQQEMNSAILFITHDLGVIAQMAQSVVVMYAGRVVEQAPVTDLFQNPLHPYTQGLMTSIPSLNSKAHRLSVIPGTVPTPLNAPPGCKFHTRCSRCFDECRTHEPPLYQLGKRQVRCWLMKDGSRPAKEEGQ; from the coding sequence ATGCCGTTACTTGAGGTCAAAGACCTAAAAACCTATTTCGACACCGACGCCGGACTGATGAAAGCCGTCGACGGGGTCAGCTTCACGGCCCAGCGCGGACAGACGGTCGGCCTGGTCGGCGAGTCGGGGTGCGGCAAGTCCATCACTTCGCTGTCGATCATGCGCCTTTTGCCCCGGCCGGCCGGCCGAATCGCCGGCGGCTCGGTGACGTTCGACGGACAAGATCTGCTGAAGCTGTCGGAAAAAGAAATGCAGTCCATTCGAGGCAACCGAATTTCGATGATCTTTCAAGAGCCGATGACGAGTTTGAACCCGGTTCTCACGATCGGCGACCAGATCAGCGAGCCGCTCAGGCTTCACCAAAAGATGAGCCGCACTGACGCCCGCAATCGAGCGGCCGAACTGTTGGAGATGGTGAGCATTCCGATGCCGCTCCAGCGGCTGAAAGAGTACCCGCACCAGCTCTCCGGCGGCATGAGGCAGCGGGCGATGATCGCTATGGCTCTGGCCTGCAGTCCGTCGCTGCTGATTGCCGACGAGCCGACGACGGCGCTGGACGTGACGGTACAGGCTCAGATCCTCGACCTGATGACAAAACTTCAGCAGGAAATGAACTCGGCGATTCTGTTCATCACCCACGATCTGGGCGTCATCGCCCAGATGGCCCAGTCGGTCGTGGTGATGTACGCCGGCCGGGTCGTGGAACAGGCGCCGGTGACCGACCTGTTCCAAAACCCGCTGCACCCGTACACCCAAGGGCTGATGACGTCTATTCCGTCGCTTAACTCCAAGGCGCACCGGCTGTCGGTCATCCCCGGAACAGTGCCGACGCCGCTGAACGCGCCGCCGGGGTGCAAGTTCCACACCCGCTGCAGCCGTTGCTTTGACGAGTGCCGGACTCACGAGCCTCCGCTGTATCAGCTGGGGAAACGTCAGGTTCGCTGCTGGCTCATGAAAGACGGCAGCCGGCCGGCAAAGGAGGAAGGCCAATGA
- a CDS encoding ABC transporter permease, whose translation MFNYVVRKILYTIPVVWGVVTAVFILINIVPGDPAMIMMGQRGDPQTLEQIRADLGLNLPLKDQYVRFLSQIVKGDFGTSYRTNEKVLTALVTRFGATAKLAFGALAIGTVIGIAAGILSAVKQYSVFDYSAMVVSIVGVSAPVFWVGLLLLMVFAYGLGWVPGAGFGDGSFKYLVLPMTALGIRPAALTARLTRSCMLEVLSQDYVRTARAKGLGEKVVVIKHTLKNAMIPVITVIGTQIASLLSGAVLTETIFAWPGIGRLSVDALVARDFPMIRGTVIFMALVFLAANLIVDISYGLFDPRVRYD comes from the coding sequence ATGTTTAATTACGTCGTGAGGAAGATCCTCTACACGATTCCTGTCGTCTGGGGCGTGGTGACGGCCGTGTTCATCCTCATCAACATCGTTCCGGGAGACCCGGCGATGATCATGATGGGACAACGAGGGGATCCGCAGACTTTGGAGCAGATTCGGGCCGACCTGGGGCTCAACCTGCCTCTGAAGGATCAGTACGTTCGGTTTCTGTCCCAAATCGTGAAAGGCGATTTCGGCACGTCGTATCGGACCAACGAGAAAGTCCTGACGGCTCTCGTGACCCGGTTCGGCGCGACGGCCAAGCTGGCGTTTGGCGCGCTGGCAATCGGCACGGTCATCGGGATCGCCGCCGGGATTTTATCGGCGGTGAAGCAGTACTCGGTCTTTGACTACTCGGCTATGGTGGTCTCAATTGTGGGCGTCAGCGCCCCGGTATTCTGGGTGGGACTGCTGCTTTTGATGGTCTTCGCCTACGGGCTGGGATGGGTGCCCGGAGCCGGGTTCGGCGACGGCTCGTTTAAGTACCTTGTGCTGCCGATGACAGCGCTGGGCATCAGGCCGGCAGCCCTCACGGCCCGGCTGACTCGGTCCTGTATGTTGGAAGTGCTGAGTCAGGACTACGTGCGAACGGCCCGAGCCAAGGGGCTGGGCGAGAAAGTCGTCGTGATCAAGCACACGCTGAAAAACGCCATGATTCCGGTCATCACGGTGATCGGGACTCAGATCGCTTCTCTGCTTTCCGGGGCCGTGCTGACCGAGACGATCTTCGCGTGGCCGGGCATCGGCCGGCTGTCGGTAGACGCGCTGGTCGCCCGGGATTTCCCGATGATTCGGGGGACGGTCATTTTTATGGCGCTGGTCTTCTTGGCCGCCAACCTGATCGTCGATATCTCCTACGGCCTGTTCGATCCGAGGGTCCGCTATGACTAG
- a CDS encoding aspartate carbamoyltransferase codes for MSVSSSFAPLSIYDELAATELKGRNLEFLTDLTKDQFEHLFTAAAMLEPFSRGGVRLMEGKVLCALFFQPSTRTRFSTELAMLRLGGTVISESNPAVASSAAKGESLADHLATASCYANIIGLRHPDYATVRAALPSANVPVISCGWGNETHPTQGLLDMYTAWRAFGNRMDGLKVCLASPDMSRGRAAHSFAMGLAAMGAHITYAALSEHPIPDLVMDKLRAAGADLTVEYDLTNDEFLSLLAEHDLCYLPGCCVPKDNPDARNDFMEKISRFYIRRSDLEKIKSITGKTVGLMHALPRNECEFDQSIDSSEFELYFKQMRFSVPLRMALVASMVGA; via the coding sequence GTGTCTGTTTCTTCTTCGTTCGCTCCTCTGTCCATTTATGATGAGCTGGCGGCTACCGAACTGAAGGGCCGCAACCTTGAGTTCCTCACTGACTTGACGAAAGACCAGTTCGAGCACCTGTTTACCGCTGCGGCCATGCTTGAGCCGTTCTCCCGCGGCGGCGTCCGGCTGATGGAAGGCAAAGTCCTCTGCGCCCTGTTCTTCCAGCCGTCCACTAGGACCCGGTTCAGCACCGAGCTCGCCATGCTCCGGCTGGGCGGAACGGTCATCTCGGAGTCCAACCCCGCTGTCGCTTCGTCGGCCGCCAAGGGTGAGTCCCTGGCCGACCACTTAGCCACCGCGTCGTGCTACGCCAACATCATCGGTCTGCGCCACCCCGACTACGCGACCGTCCGCGCGGCGCTGCCGTCGGCGAACGTGCCGGTCATCAGCTGCGGCTGGGGCAACGAGACTCACCCCACCCAAGGGCTGCTCGACATGTACACCGCGTGGCGGGCGTTCGGCAACCGAATGGACGGACTGAAGGTCTGTCTGGCCTCTCCTGACATGTCCCGCGGCCGGGCGGCCCACTCGTTTGCCATGGGCCTTGCCGCCATGGGAGCGCACATCACCTACGCGGCCCTTTCCGAGCACCCGATCCCGGATCTTGTGATGGATAAGCTCCGCGCGGCAGGCGCCGACCTCACCGTCGAATACGACCTGACCAACGACGAGTTCTTGAGCCTGCTGGCCGAACACGACCTGTGCTACCTGCCGGGCTGCTGCGTCCCCAAGGACAACCCGGACGCCCGCAACGACTTTATGGAAAAAATCTCCCGGTTCTATATCCGGCGGAGCGACTTGGAGAAGATCAAGTCGATAACCGGCAAAACGGTCGGCCTCATGCACGCCCTGCCGCGCAACGAGTGCGAGTTCGACCAGTCAATCGACAGCTCGGAGTTCGAGCTCTATTTCAAACAGATGCGCTTCAGCGTGCCGCTTCGCATGGCCTTAGTGGCCAGCATGGTCGGAGCTTAG
- a CDS encoding FeoB-associated Cys-rich membrane protein — protein MEQNSSVIQIVIVVLIGLLAVWYVARKVRKTVKGGGCGCGCGCGCGCEKHKHEGSASGETNEEK, from the coding sequence GTGGAACAGAACAGCAGCGTGATTCAAATTGTGATTGTGGTCCTGATCGGACTTCTGGCCGTCTGGTATGTGGCCCGCAAGGTCAGAAAAACGGTTAAAGGCGGCGGTTGCGGCTGCGGGTGTGGCTGCGGCTGCGGCTGCGAAAAGCACAAGCATGAAGGCTCGGCCAGCGGGGAAACGAACGAAGAGAAGTAA
- a CDS encoding AMP-binding protein, which produces MERLEDILLPRLQARRDEPAFWFAGHWITGGTVWEWYEENVRVLQSAGFSEGQRLVTLLPNTPALFALALAVWKLKGTLVPLNQRSGSSILAPTVQFIDPFAVVIASGDEKAALGVEGRPIVALDLQGSLSPFTGRAGEPGKSSWAVFFTTSGTTGMPKSVPLTHENLISNVRSCTQQVPFYQKDTYLWALPNFHSFGMTLSMLLPNFMGAKTAVVQNFMPPLETLRAIEAARCSVLFLVPAMMEFFKRSAAHNDVKPKDVRLVITGGDRLNLMLDQASQSVFGVPVLEGYGTTECSPVVAVNPSYDRRKLGTIGPILPGFDWEVRDEERKPQPAGVPGRLWVRGPSVFEGYYKSPEITAERLLPDGWYDTGDVVKYDEDGFITVLDRALDIIIVGGYNVYPQEVERVLAEHPAVASCAVVSMKHLVNGEIPRAFVVLKEGTSLTERELISFCKGRLANYKIPRKVDFVESLPLSPAGKVLRRKLREME; this is translated from the coding sequence ATGGAGCGGCTTGAAGACATCCTGTTGCCTCGGCTACAGGCCCGCCGGGATGAACCGGCATTTTGGTTTGCCGGTCACTGGATCACCGGCGGGACCGTTTGGGAATGGTACGAAGAGAACGTTCGGGTCCTTCAGTCAGCTGGCTTCAGCGAAGGACAGCGGCTTGTCACCCTGTTGCCCAACACGCCGGCCCTTTTCGCCCTCGCTTTGGCGGTCTGGAAGCTGAAAGGCACGCTTGTCCCGCTGAACCAGCGGAGCGGGTCGTCGATTCTCGCTCCTACGGTTCAGTTTATCGACCCGTTCGCCGTCGTCATCGCCTCGGGCGACGAGAAGGCAGCCCTCGGCGTCGAGGGCCGTCCGATTGTGGCGCTGGACCTTCAAGGCTCTCTTTCGCCGTTCACCGGCCGGGCAGGAGAGCCGGGCAAGAGCAGCTGGGCGGTCTTTTTCACCACGTCCGGGACGACCGGCATGCCCAAATCGGTTCCATTGACCCACGAAAACCTGATCAGCAACGTTCGGTCCTGCACCCAGCAGGTCCCGTTCTATCAAAAGGACACGTACCTGTGGGCCCTGCCGAACTTTCACTCGTTCGGCATGACCTTGTCGATGCTTTTGCCCAACTTCATGGGGGCTAAAACAGCGGTGGTGCAGAACTTCATGCCGCCGCTGGAGACGCTCCGCGCCATCGAAGCGGCGCGCTGTTCGGTCCTTTTCCTTGTGCCGGCCATGATGGAGTTTTTCAAGCGGTCGGCGGCTCACAACGACGTGAAGCCCAAGGACGTTCGACTGGTCATCACCGGCGGCGACCGGCTGAACTTGATGCTGGACCAGGCCAGCCAGTCGGTGTTCGGCGTGCCGGTTCTGGAGGGCTACGGGACGACCGAGTGCTCCCCTGTGGTCGCCGTCAACCCGTCCTACGACCGGCGTAAGCTCGGGACCATCGGGCCGATCCTGCCCGGGTTCGACTGGGAGGTTCGGGACGAAGAAAGGAAGCCCCAGCCGGCAGGAGTGCCCGGGCGCCTCTGGGTCCGCGGTCCGTCGGTCTTTGAAGGGTACTACAAGTCGCCGGAGATCACCGCCGAGAGGCTGCTGCCCGACGGCTGGTACGATACCGGCGACGTGGTCAAGTACGACGAGGACGGGTTCATCACCGTCCTTGACCGGGCGCTTGACATCATCATCGTCGGCGGGTACAACGTGTACCCGCAGGAAGTCGAGCGGGTCCTTGCAGAGCACCCGGCGGTTGCCAGCTGTGCGGTCGTTTCGATGAAGCACTTGGTGAACGGGGAAATTCCTCGGGCGTTCGTTGTCCTCAAAGAGGGAACTTCTCTGACCGAACGGGAACTGATCAGCTTCTGCAAAGGGCGTCTGGCAAACTACAAAATTCCCCGCAAGGTGGATTTCGTCGAGTCCCTGCCGCTTTCCCCGGCCGGCAAGGTGCTGCGCCGCAAGCTCAGGGAAATGGAATAG
- a CDS encoding ABC transporter permease: protein MTSPKAPAESSKTLWSQAWLRFRRNKLAMLGLCMVAVLVFASVFAGVLSPFDPNKQLIWAEGAKAKLAGPSAVHWLGTDLYGRDILSRVLYGSRISLQIGVFATVVSLLVGVPLGALAGFYGGMVDDLISWLINVVFAFPFFLFVLAIVAVFKNPGMIVIFTSIGLVSWVSIARVTRAQFIALREREYVEAVRALGLPTRRIIFRHILPNALAPIIVQATLGMGGVITVEAGLAFLGFGAQPPTPSWGLMISEGQRYLATGQWWWAVFPGIAIMFTVLAFNFVGDGLRDALDVRLKR from the coding sequence ATGACTAGCCCCAAAGCTCCCGCGGAGTCGAGCAAAACTCTCTGGTCGCAGGCGTGGCTGAGGTTTAGGCGAAACAAGCTGGCGATGCTGGGGCTCTGCATGGTCGCCGTCCTTGTTTTTGCGTCCGTCTTCGCCGGCGTCCTGTCGCCGTTTGACCCGAACAAGCAGCTCATCTGGGCCGAAGGGGCCAAAGCGAAACTCGCCGGACCGTCGGCGGTTCACTGGCTCGGAACTGACCTGTACGGCCGGGACATTTTGAGCCGAGTGCTGTACGGTTCGAGAATTTCCCTGCAGATCGGCGTGTTCGCCACCGTCGTGTCGCTGCTGGTCGGCGTGCCGCTCGGGGCTCTCGCCGGGTTTTACGGCGGAATGGTGGACGACCTGATCTCTTGGCTGATCAACGTGGTGTTCGCTTTCCCGTTTTTCCTTTTCGTCCTTGCCATCGTTGCGGTTTTTAAGAATCCGGGCATGATCGTCATTTTCACGTCCATCGGCCTGGTCTCGTGGGTGTCCATCGCGCGGGTGACCCGAGCCCAGTTCATTGCGCTTCGGGAGCGGGAATACGTCGAGGCGGTCCGCGCTCTGGGGCTACCAACGCGGCGGATCATCTTCCGACATATTCTGCCCAACGCTTTGGCGCCGATCATCGTCCAAGCCACGCTCGGCATGGGCGGCGTGATCACCGTCGAAGCCGGGCTGGCGTTTTTAGGCTTCGGAGCCCAACCGCCGACGCCCAGTTGGGGGCTGATGATCTCGGAAGGCCAGCGGTATTTGGCGACCGGCCAATGGTGGTGGGCCGTGTTTCCAGGCATCGCCATCATGTTCACCGTTTTGGCCTTTAACTTCGTCGGCGACGGTTTGAGAGACGCGCTGGACGTCCGGCTGAAACGCTAG
- a CDS encoding GNAT family N-acetyltransferase yields MPDFELKIVSDAPVEDVIELYKDAGWWEEGWSRDAAKAMISGSFRFAGLFRDGQLVGMGRALSDGVSDAYIQDVVIRSDLREQGWGLHLVQLLITELKSAGIDWIGLIGVPGSENFYRKLGFSVMKDFVPMKLQC; encoded by the coding sequence GTGCCGGACTTTGAACTCAAGATCGTGTCGGACGCACCAGTTGAAGACGTGATTGAACTTTACAAGGACGCCGGCTGGTGGGAAGAAGGCTGGAGCCGGGACGCGGCAAAGGCGATGATATCCGGCTCGTTCCGTTTCGCCGGCCTGTTCCGAGACGGGCAGCTGGTCGGCATGGGTCGTGCCCTGTCCGACGGCGTCAGCGACGCGTACATTCAGGACGTGGTCATCCGCAGCGACCTGCGGGAACAGGGATGGGGCCTTCACCTCGTCCAGCTGCTGATCACCGAGCTGAAATCGGCTGGCATCGACTGGATCGGGCTCATCGGCGTCCCCGGCTCAGAGAACTTCTACCGCAAGTTGGGCTTCTCCGTCATGAAGGACTTCGTCCCGATGAAGCTCCAGTGCTGA